CCGGGGTTTTCGAGGGCCAGCCCACGGCCAGCCTCGCGGGGATTCTGTATCTGCTGGGCCCGATCTCCTGGACGCTCGGCTTTCCTCTGGTGCCGAACTTCGGCGACCCGAGCATGAACGGCATCACCTTCGACGAGGGCTTTGGCCTTGCGGTGCAACACATTTACGACGGCACCGTCGGAACCGGCGACCTGACTACCAACGACGTCGCGTTCTCCAGTGCGGGTGCGATCGCGGTCTGGACGCTGATGAACGTCAAAAACCCCGACTTCTCGATCCTGTTCAACGAGATCGTCAACGACCAGGAGTTCTTGCCCAACACCGGTCAGGTTGTCATCGAGGGCAGCCCCGGGGACTGGACGCTGGTGAGCTATGACGGCGTTGCGGTGCCGGCGGATCCCGGTCTGGCAACACAACTTTTCGTCGACTTCCGCGACCTGCTCGAGGCGCCTCAGTTCGCCGCCTACGACATCTACGAGGCCTTGCTGACGGGCAACGCCACCACGATCGACGCCGCGCTGCAGGCCGGATTCACCCAGATCGACAACGCGTTCACCCAATTTCCCATCGAGGTGTTCGATCACCTGGTCGCGGCATTCGGCGGGGGTATCTGATGCGCCGCGCACTCACCGTCGGATTGCTCTCGGCGGCAATGCTTTCCACTGCACCGGCGCTCGCCTCCGCCGACGACGGGTCGATCGTGATCGACTTCATCCGGCACGCCGAAGGCGGCGACAACCTCGCCATCAACACCACGGTCCCCGGTCCCGGTCTCACAGAGATCGGGAAGATCGAAGCGGCCGACCTGGTCACGACACTGCAGGCCAACCACGTCGACGTAGACGAGATCTGGGCGTCGACAATGATCAGGTCGCAGGAAACCGCGGCGCCGCTGGCCGAATCGCTCAACATGTACCCGCTGGATCCGACCCACCTACTGGCGGGTCTCAACGAAATTGACGCCGGGATCTTCGAGGGTGCGCCGGTCGGCGTCGGCGACGTGCCGTTGGGTGGCGCCCTCTATCTGCTCGCGCCGGCGCTCTGGACCCTCGGATTGACCTCGGTCCCAGAACTCGGCTCCACCGACGCCAACGGCATCGTGTTCGACGCGCGGGTCGACCAGGCCATGGAAGCGATCTACGCCGGTACCGCCACCGGTGACACCAGCGCGGTGTTCTCGCACGAAGGCACCATTGCGATCTGGGCGCTGATGAACGTCGACAACCCGGACTTCGGACTCGTGCTCAAGGAGTTGTTCACGACCGGCGAATTGCTGCCCTTCACAGGCCAAGTCGTGATCGACGGCTCTCCCGGCGACTGGTCACTGGTCAGCTGGGACGGCATGCCGGTCGCTCGGGATCCGGGCCTGCTGACCGATCTGTTCGTCGACTTCCGCGACTTCATCCAGGT
The sequence above is a segment of the Candidatus Mycobacterium wuenschmannii genome. Coding sequences within it:
- a CDS encoding histidine phosphatase family protein, with amino-acid sequence MRRALTVGLLSAAMLSTAPALASADDGSIVIDFIRHAEGGDNLAINTTVPGPGLTEIGKIEAADLVTTLQANHVDVDEIWASTMIRSQETAAPLAESLNMYPLDPTHLLAGLNEIDAGIFEGAPVGVGDVPLGGALYLLAPALWTLGLTSVPELGSTDANGIVFDARVDQAMEAIYAGTATGDTSAVFSHEGTIAIWALMNVDNPDFGLVLKELFTTGELLPFTGQVVIDGSPGDWSLVSWDGMPVARDPGLLTDLFVDFRDFIQVPQLAGYDIYEALLTGNAATIDAAIQTGVSQVDAALAQFPVAVFDDFVTALGGSI
- a CDS encoding histidine phosphatase family protein, translated to MRCARPFIVGLLSTAMLSMASALARADEGSIVLDLVRHGETLSNLNGIIDTAPPGAPLDAAGIAQANAVADSIYGVLKDNISGLFASDALRTQQTAEPLAELLSSLNNGNPFPVEALSGLNEIPAGVFEGQPTASLAGILYLLGPISWTLGFPLVPNFGDPSMNGITFDEGFGLAVQHIYDGTVGTGDLTTNDVAFSSAGAIAVWTLMNVKNPDFSILFNEIVNDQEFLPNTGQVVIEGSPGDWTLVSYDGVAVPADPGLATQLFVDFRDLLEAPQFAAYDIYEALLTGNATTIDAALQAGFTQIDNAFTQFPIEVFDHLVAAFGGGI